One window of Methanothermobacter tenebrarum genomic DNA carries:
- the radB gene encoding DNA repair and recombination protein RadB has translation MKLLSNFKKPAKIPTGCSLDKILGGGVEKRNLTQFYGPPGSGKTNIAIKLAVETAKNHGKVIFIDTEGGMSIERIRQVAGKDFDKIAKKIILFEPGTFHEQGETIRKIWSLLQRHPQEFDLIILDSAVALYRLKDGSSPRIHSELGNQMALLLRMAKKYDLAVVITNQIYSLFDAEGRNAIEPVGGTILKYWSKIIIELQKGDVVGERRAILKRHKNKQEGLETTFRIVENGLEG, from the coding sequence ATGAAACTCCTCTCAAACTTTAAAAAACCAGCCAAGATACCTACAGGTTGTTCCCTGGACAAAATACTTGGAGGGGGCGTGGAAAAAAGGAACCTCACACAGTTCTATGGACCCCCAGGATCTGGGAAGACGAACATAGCCATCAAACTAGCCGTTGAAACAGCGAAAAACCATGGAAAAGTAATATTCATAGACACAGAAGGTGGAATGTCAATCGAAAGGATAAGACAAGTGGCTGGTAAAGACTTCGACAAGATAGCTAAAAAGATAATATTATTTGAACCAGGAACATTCCATGAACAAGGCGAAACAATAAGAAAAATATGGTCACTCCTACAAAGACACCCACAAGAATTCGATCTCATAATCCTAGACTCGGCCGTGGCATTATACAGATTAAAGGATGGGAGCTCCCCAAGGATACACAGTGAACTAGGCAACCAAATGGCCCTACTTCTAAGGATGGCGAAAAAGTATGATCTTGCAGTTGTAATCACAAACCAAATATATTCTCTATTTGACGCAGAGGGTAGAAACGCCATTGAACCCGTAGGGGGCACCATACTCAAATATTGGAGTAAAATAATCATCGAACTACAAAAAGGAGATGTGGTCGGTGAACGCCGGGCAATTTTAAAAAGACACAAAAACAAACAGGAAGGACTTGAAACAACATTTAGGATAGTTGAAAACGGCCTTGAAGGATAA
- a CDS encoding pyridoxal phosphate-dependent aminotransferase — MISPKKYYKTVKIPPNGFKSVNEFFNHVFKDKEMIWMGQNTNHLNDHHEIKEAMIEFIKSNEYCKYPPPEGFPELQELILKDLGLKNGFESLITAGGTESLYLCMHSYIEPGDRIITSDPGYLIIENFAKRFGAKVTSVHIYNKKCSYKLTPKLARDNIDEKTKIISLIDPLNPLGSSYTKDEIKEFAEISEEKDLYLLHDITYRDFAKKHHLAAKYAPERTLTIYSFSKICGMAGLRIGGVITAPEMMEPLKAAIINDLGTNALSQIGAIKALKTKKKWIKRVRERTYKNQKIIKKAVDEVEDAFIPVYPSNANMMAIDIYKTGVSPDDLTESLLKRKIFVRQGSYTSRFYGNRYIRLSFSIPKEQVKIFAENFTDLMGFLRN; from the coding sequence ATGATTTCCCCCAAAAAATATTACAAAACCGTTAAAATACCACCAAATGGTTTTAAAAGTGTTAATGAATTCTTTAATCATGTCTTCAAGGACAAAGAGATGATATGGATGGGCCAAAATACAAACCATCTTAATGATCATCATGAAATAAAAGAAGCAATGATAGAATTCATAAAAAGTAACGAATACTGTAAATACCCCCCACCAGAAGGATTCCCAGAACTCCAAGAATTAATACTAAAAGACCTGGGATTAAAAAACGGCTTCGAATCCCTCATAACCGCCGGGGGGACAGAATCCCTCTACCTATGCATGCACAGCTACATAGAACCAGGTGACAGGATCATAACATCAGACCCAGGATACCTAATAATCGAAAACTTCGCCAAGAGATTCGGGGCAAAAGTAACAAGCGTACACATATACAACAAAAAATGTTCATACAAACTCACCCCAAAACTCGCAAGAGATAACATAGACGAGAAAACAAAGATAATATCACTCATAGACCCCCTCAACCCCCTAGGATCATCCTATACAAAAGATGAAATAAAAGAATTCGCCGAAATATCCGAGGAAAAAGACCTATACCTACTACATGACATAACATACAGAGACTTCGCGAAAAAACACCACCTAGCAGCAAAATACGCCCCAGAAAGGACCTTAACAATCTACAGTTTCTCAAAAATCTGTGGAATGGCCGGTCTCAGAATAGGGGGTGTTATAACAGCACCAGAGATGATGGAACCCCTCAAAGCAGCTATCATAAACGACCTTGGGACAAACGCCCTATCACAAATCGGCGCCATAAAAGCCCTAAAAACCAAGAAAAAATGGATAAAAAGAGTGCGTGAACGCACATACAAAAACCAGAAGATCATAAAAAAAGCCGTTGATGAAGTTGAAGACGCATTCATACCAGTATACCCATCAAACGCTAACATGATGGCCATAGACATATACAAGACAGGAGTATCCCCAGATGATCTAACAGAATCCCTCTTAAAGAGAAAAATCTTTGTAAGACAGGGATCATACACCAGCAGATTCTATGGTAACAGATACATCCGCCTAAGCTTCTCAATCCCAAAAGAACAAGTTAAAATATTCGCAGAAAACTTCACAGACCTAATGGGATTCCTAAGAAACTAA